ACCATGCAGGCCGACTACGGAGGAAGCATTGATAATGACTCCGCCATCTTCCTGTTCCATCATTTTTTGAGCAGCGAACTTAGAGCAGTTAAAAGTTCCTTTTAGATTTACATCTATCACTCTATCCCAATCCTCTTCGCTCATCTTGGTCAAAAATCCATCGGCAGTTATGCCGGCATTGTTGATCAAAATATCTATACTGCCATATTCTTCCTGAGCCACATCTATCAGATTTTGGGCATCTTCAAAATCGGACACATCAACTTTTACAAAGCAGGCTTCTCCGCCCTCAGACTGTATCTCATCTCTGGTTTCACGGCCCGGAATTTCATCATAATCGGCAACCACCACTTTAGCTCCGTGTTCTGCGAAAAGTTTGGCCGTTTTTTCGCCTATGCCTCTGGCCGCTCCGGTTATGATTGCAACTTTATCTTTTAATTTCATCACAAAATCCCTCCTTGAAGGTTTGTTATTATTTAAATGGATCTCTCAAGTCCTGATTTTTATCCTATTTCCAGTCCCATCTTCTCTGGCTGGAATATAGATTCTGGCATTTTTTGAAGATCATCGGCTATTTGAGGCTCAAACCCCATCTGCTCCAGCACATCCTTTTCCAGATCAACACCCGGAGCTATTTCAGTCAGCTTTATGCCTTCAGAATTGAGTTCAAATACAGCTCTTTCCGTCACGTAAAGAATATCCTGGTTCTCTTCAACGGCATATTCTCCGCTGAAAGAAATCTGTTCTACTTCTTCCAGAAACTTAATTATTTCACCTTCTTCGATAATTTCAAGCGTTCCTTCACTTACTTCTACTTCCAGTCCTTTAGCCGTAAAGGTGCCGCAGTATACTACCTTTTGAGCATTTTGAGTTATATTGACAAATCCACCGACTC
The Halarsenatibacter silvermanii DNA segment above includes these coding regions:
- a CDS encoding beta-ketoacyl-ACP reductase, with amino-acid sequence MKLKDKVAIITGAARGIGEKTAKLFAEHGAKVVVADYDEIPGRETRDEIQSEGGEACFVKVDVSDFEDAQNLIDVAQEEYGSIDILINNAGITADGFLTKMSEEDWDRVIDVNLKGTFNCSKFAAQKMMEQEDGGVIINASSVVGLHGNIGQTNYAASKFGVKGLTKTWAKELGGRGIRVNCVAPGYTNTRMMDDVPEKVLDSIRDKNSLGRLGESEEIAHAYLYLSSEEAAYVNGAILPVDGGQIL